One Cohnella candidum genomic region harbors:
- the rho gene encoding transcription termination factor Rho — MSDLEELKLTELYKLAKEHQIAAYGQMKKKELIIAILRAQAERSGHMFLEGVLDVLPEGFGFLRPINYLPSAEDIYISASQIRKFDLRTGDLVSGKCRTPKENERYFGLLQVNAVNGEPPETAAERLHFPALTPLYPQKKLVLETSPSKLSTRIIDLLSPVGLGQRGLIVAPPKAGKTLLLKEIANSISTNRPDIDLFVLLIDERPEEVTDMQRSVKGEVVASTFDEVPEHHIKVAELVLERAIRLVEHKRDVVILMDSITRLARAYNLVVPPSGRTLSGGIDPASFHRPKRFFGAARNVEEGGSLTILATALIETGSRMDDIIYEEFKGTGNMELHLDRKLAERRIFPALDIRRSGTRREELLLGKEELDKLWAIRKSMNDSQEYVEQFLKKLGNTKTNQEFLDSLDTSGVSAPVASGGGRRPPRGGGASS, encoded by the coding sequence ATGTCAGATTTGGAAGAACTCAAGCTAACGGAACTGTACAAACTCGCCAAAGAACACCAGATTGCCGCCTACGGGCAAATGAAGAAGAAAGAGCTCATCATCGCCATCCTGAGGGCCCAGGCGGAGCGCAGCGGACACATGTTCCTGGAAGGCGTCCTCGACGTCCTGCCGGAAGGCTTCGGCTTCCTTCGCCCGATCAACTACTTGCCCAGCGCGGAGGACATCTACATCTCGGCCTCGCAAATCCGCAAGTTCGACCTCAGGACCGGCGACCTGGTATCCGGCAAATGCCGGACACCCAAGGAAAACGAACGCTACTTCGGTCTTCTGCAGGTAAACGCCGTGAACGGGGAGCCGCCCGAAACGGCCGCCGAACGGCTCCATTTTCCCGCGCTGACCCCGCTGTATCCGCAAAAAAAGCTCGTTCTCGAAACGTCTCCCTCCAAGCTTTCCACGCGAATCATCGACCTCCTGTCTCCCGTCGGACTCGGCCAGCGCGGCTTGATCGTCGCTCCCCCGAAAGCCGGCAAAACGCTCCTTCTGAAGGAAATCGCCAACAGCATTTCGACGAACCGACCGGACATCGACCTGTTCGTTCTGCTGATCGACGAGCGTCCGGAAGAAGTCACGGACATGCAGCGTTCGGTGAAGGGCGAGGTCGTCGCGTCGACGTTCGACGAGGTGCCGGAGCACCACATCAAAGTGGCCGAGCTGGTGCTGGAGCGGGCGATCCGCCTGGTGGAGCATAAGCGGGACGTCGTGATTCTGATGGACAGCATCACGAGGCTCGCGAGGGCGTACAACCTGGTCGTTCCTCCGTCGGGACGGACGTTGTCCGGCGGTATCGATCCGGCGTCTTTCCACCGGCCGAAACGCTTTTTCGGCGCGGCGCGCAACGTGGAAGAAGGCGGCAGCCTCACGATTCTCGCGACGGCGCTCATCGAGACGGGCTCGCGGATGGACGACATCATTTACGAAGAATTTAAAGGTACCGGCAACATGGAGCTGCATCTCGACCGCAAGCTCGCGGAACGCCGGATTTTCCCGGCGCTCGATATTCGCCGTTCCGGCACCCGCCGCGAAGAGCTGTTGCTGGGCAAGGAAGAGCTGGATAAGCTATGGGCAATCCGCAAAAGCATGAACGATTCCCAGGAATACGTGGAACAATTCCTGAAGAAGCTCGGAAATACGAAGACGAACCAGGAGTTCCTCGATTCGCTGGATACCTCCGGCGTGTCCGCGCCTGTCGCGAGCGGCGGCGGACGGAGACCGCCGAGGGGCGGAGGCGCCTCCTCCTGA
- a CDS encoding radical SAM protein, whose product MHLVYADENGQVYDHPDLHGIARSGSDLVELLEDELIPLPAGATLVGLPNTRAIGMNPATGEMQALPAGSQAVGALLPQGFTRLYVPGYLKQDKTQLFPLFGYTAVVWKDDGFYVAADATDDPEPWNPERCDRRELELQVNRLLTTYPDNQLYRHLSNCALEYECLTASNTFLQRLEGAVPVSFACNAGCFGCISEQPDDSGFPAPQTRLKFKPTVDDVVNVMLEHLKTPDAIISFGQGCEGEPSTQAPTIIEAIKRVRAQTSNGYININTNAGLSDHLRAITDAGLDLMRVSTISALDDHYNAYYKPRGYTLKNVEKSLKYATDKGVYTSINYLVFPGVTDREEEIEAMIGFARRTGLKLIQMRNLNIDPDAYLSLIPEAKGEIYGMKTLLDIFRDELPDVVIGSYTHVPPKGKVWS is encoded by the coding sequence ATGCATTTGGTTTACGCAGACGAAAACGGCCAAGTTTACGATCACCCGGATCTGCACGGGATCGCCCGCAGCGGCAGCGACTTGGTGGAATTGCTGGAGGACGAGCTCATTCCCCTCCCGGCGGGCGCCACGCTCGTGGGCTTGCCGAATACCCGGGCGATCGGCATGAACCCGGCGACCGGCGAAATGCAGGCGCTGCCGGCGGGCTCCCAGGCCGTAGGGGCTTTGCTTCCGCAAGGGTTTACGCGGCTTTACGTGCCGGGTTACCTGAAGCAGGACAAAACGCAGCTGTTTCCGCTGTTCGGTTACACCGCGGTCGTTTGGAAGGACGACGGCTTCTACGTGGCGGCCGACGCGACGGACGATCCCGAGCCGTGGAATCCCGAGCGCTGCGACCGCAGAGAGTTGGAGCTCCAGGTCAACCGCCTGCTCACGACGTATCCCGACAACCAGCTGTACCGACACTTGTCCAATTGCGCGTTGGAATACGAGTGCCTGACCGCGTCCAATACGTTCCTGCAGCGCCTGGAAGGAGCGGTTCCCGTCTCCTTCGCCTGCAACGCCGGCTGCTTCGGCTGCATTTCCGAGCAGCCCGACGACAGCGGCTTCCCGGCGCCGCAAACCCGGCTGAAGTTCAAGCCGACGGTGGACGACGTCGTGAACGTCATGCTCGAGCACCTGAAGACACCGGACGCCATCATCAGCTTCGGGCAGGGCTGCGAAGGCGAGCCTTCCACCCAGGCGCCGACGATCATCGAGGCCATCAAGCGGGTCCGCGCGCAGACGTCGAACGGCTACATCAACATCAACACGAACGCCGGCCTGTCCGACCATCTCCGCGCCATCACCGACGCGGGCCTGGATCTGATGCGGGTTAGCACGATCAGCGCGTTGGACGACCATTACAACGCTTATTACAAGCCTCGCGGGTACACGCTGAAGAACGTCGAGAAGTCGCTCAAATACGCGACGGACAAAGGGGTCTACACCTCGATCAACTACCTGGTGTTCCCAGGAGTGACCGACCGCGAGGAAGAGATCGAGGCGATGATCGGCTTCGCCCGCCGCACGGGCTTGAAGCTGATCCAGATGCGCAACCTGAACATCGATCCGGACGCGTACCTGTCGCTGATTCCCGAGGCCAAGGGCGAGATTTACGGCATGAAGACGCTCCTGGACATTTTCCGGGACGAGCTTCCGGACGTCGTGATCGGCTCCTATACGCACGTGCCGCCGAAAGGAAAAGTTTGGTCGTAA
- the rpmE gene encoding 50S ribosomal protein L31 encodes MKESIHPQYHVTTATCACGNTFETGSIRSNIKVEICSNCHPFFTGKQKFLDAGGRVDKFKKKYGL; translated from the coding sequence TTGAAAGAAAGCATCCATCCGCAATATCATGTGACGACGGCGACTTGCGCTTGCGGCAATACCTTCGAAACGGGTTCGATTCGTTCGAACATCAAAGTAGAAATTTGCTCCAACTGCCATCCGTTCTTCACGGGCAAACAGAAGTTCCTCGATGCCGGCGGACGCGTTGACAAGTTCAAGAAGAAATACGGTCTTTAA
- a CDS encoding YhcN/YlaJ family sporulation lipoprotein, with protein sequence MRIQGKRTKTVQALLLAGALGLAAGCGNGTNTGMNNGTNGANNTNGVKAQSYSDDGYLGTSNSNPHIPGRNMALNYVNDANMMRDAIRDVRGVVGANITFNGTQAYVTLKLEPGLEARRAQTVERQAASVLRFNFPRYNVHVTSAR encoded by the coding sequence ATGCGGATCCAAGGTAAGCGGACGAAAACGGTTCAGGCGCTGCTGCTGGCCGGGGCGCTCGGACTGGCCGCGGGATGCGGCAACGGCACCAACACGGGCATGAATAACGGTACGAACGGAGCGAACAACACGAACGGCGTGAAAGCCCAAAGCTACAGCGACGACGGCTATTTGGGCACGTCGAACAGCAATCCCCATATCCCGGGGCGCAATATGGCGCTGAATTACGTGAACGACGCCAACATGATGCGCGATGCCATCCGCGACGTACGCGGCGTGGTCGGCGCCAACATCACGTTTAACGGCACGCAGGCTTACGTTACGCTCAAGCTGGAGCCGGGTCTCGAAGCCCGCAGGGCGCAAACGGTCGAGCGGCAAGCGGCTTCCGTGCTTCGCTTTAATTTTCCGCGCTATAACGTGCACGTGACATCCGCGAGATAA
- a CDS encoding two-component system sensor histidine kinase NtrB, producing MNGPLWSFDKEDASANVSRPGDLREKFTRLFADRFLAGDSTGVLILDADFRIVEMSDMICQLFRSGRAEWFGRPAEEWFEEAGWTSHPFDRSLLRGRVFRNRSLKWGEGERRLTLMLDGDVLQEGGIGDIVGAFVLFRDVSHLVMLEEQIRRSDRLKTIGQIAAGTAHEIRNPLTSMRGFMQLLEKSLSDRDMVKEHGFVTIMLSELDRVNELVSEFLLLSKPKEVHLASMRAGAVLQEILPVICNEAIMYGVTVQYDPKPGLPAIWVDKEQLKQVFLNIAKNAIEAMSGGGTLIIREKYGQDKPGRLAVLIRDTGPGIPPDVRERIFDPFFTTKHQGTGLGLSICQRIVHDLGGHIEVASDAGGTCFTVWLPLSAT from the coding sequence ATGAACGGTCCATTATGGTCTTTCGACAAAGAAGATGCAAGCGCTAACGTTTCCAGACCAGGCGATCTCCGGGAAAAATTCACCCGCCTGTTCGCCGACCGGTTTCTCGCCGGTGACAGCACGGGCGTTTTGATCCTGGACGCCGATTTTCGCATCGTGGAAATGAGCGACATGATCTGCCAGCTGTTCCGGTCCGGCAGGGCCGAATGGTTCGGCCGCCCCGCGGAGGAATGGTTCGAGGAAGCCGGGTGGACGTCGCATCCCTTCGACCGTTCCTTGCTCCGCGGCCGCGTGTTCCGCAACCGATCCCTAAAATGGGGAGAAGGAGAGCGCCGGCTCACGCTGATGCTGGACGGGGACGTGCTGCAGGAAGGCGGAATCGGCGATATCGTGGGGGCTTTCGTTCTGTTCCGCGACGTCTCCCATCTCGTCATGCTCGAAGAGCAGATCCGGCGTTCCGACCGATTGAAGACAATCGGCCAGATCGCAGCCGGCACCGCGCACGAAATCCGCAATCCCCTGACGTCCATGCGCGGCTTCATGCAGCTGCTCGAAAAGTCCTTGAGCGATCGCGATATGGTGAAGGAACACGGGTTCGTGACCATCATGTTGTCCGAGCTGGACCGCGTGAACGAGCTGGTCAGCGAATTTCTGCTGCTGAGCAAGCCGAAGGAAGTCCATTTGGCCTCGATGCGCGCCGGAGCCGTCTTGCAGGAAATCCTCCCCGTCATCTGCAACGAAGCGATTATGTACGGCGTCACCGTGCAATACGATCCGAAACCCGGCCTCCCGGCTATATGGGTGGATAAAGAGCAGTTGAAGCAGGTATTCCTGAATATCGCCAAAAACGCGATCGAAGCGATGAGCGGAGGAGGGACATTAATAATCCGGGAGAAATACGGCCAGGACAAGCCGGGCAGGCTGGCCGTCCTGATCCGCGATACCGGGCCTGGAATCCCGCCGGACGTGCGCGAGCGGATCTTCGATCCTTTCTTTACGACCAAGCACCAGGGGACGGGGCTCGGTCTCTCCATATGCCAGCGGATCGTCCATGATCTGGGCGGGCATATTGAAGTCGCATCGGACGCGGGAGGAACCTGTTTTACGGTATGGCTGCCGCTGTCCGCTACCTAA
- the dnaX gene encoding DNA polymerase III subunit gamma/tau, which produces MAHLALYRAWRPQTFQDMVGQQHIVQTLQNAIRENRLSHAYLFSGPRGTGKTTAAKVLAKAVNCERGPSQEPCNECPSCVRITAGTVMDVVEIDAASNRGVEEIRDIRDKVKYAPTEVRRKVYIIDEVHMLTTEAFNALLKTLEEPPAHVMFILATTESHKLPATIISRCQRFEFRRVPLEEQTARLREIAEQEGMNAEDPALAYIARLSDGGMRDAVSLLDQIASFAGGNVTLEQAIDATGGLPSEQFARLATAVRDGDVSAVLQEIDDMMKAGKSADKCLEQLMHYFRDMLLAQLAPDASSSSGRVADPSDLRQLAAGFPREKLFGIIDTLNRYQTEMKYAAHPQTMFEIALIKLCTASGETPSVQEGSAAGASAGGAQAGVSSGEVSKLQARLADMERKLEAALKGGGVAGGSTSGASASGGGRSSGVSQAPSKAPRVRVKLDPFVAAHDSPQSKELTAKWPQVLQRVKEERVTVHAWLVDGEPAAYADGTVLVAFRNTIHRETTERPANKAMIEGVLTSVLGKPAEMVTTMQKDWQEALASGAGASREEAAAGEELRLVPEDGTEPAREPIIEEALRLFGEELVVIKDD; this is translated from the coding sequence ATGGCCCATTTGGCTTTGTACCGGGCCTGGCGTCCGCAAACATTTCAGGACATGGTCGGACAGCAGCACATCGTTCAGACGCTGCAGAATGCGATCCGGGAAAACCGTCTTTCCCACGCCTATTTGTTCAGCGGGCCGAGAGGAACCGGCAAGACGACCGCGGCCAAGGTGCTCGCCAAGGCCGTCAACTGCGAACGCGGTCCCTCGCAGGAGCCATGCAACGAGTGTCCTTCCTGCGTTCGGATTACCGCGGGCACGGTGATGGACGTCGTCGAGATTGACGCCGCATCCAACCGCGGCGTGGAAGAAATCCGCGACATCCGCGATAAAGTGAAGTACGCGCCGACGGAAGTGCGGCGTAAAGTGTATATTATCGACGAAGTCCACATGCTGACGACGGAGGCTTTCAACGCGCTGCTTAAGACGCTGGAAGAGCCGCCGGCCCACGTCATGTTCATTCTGGCGACGACGGAGTCCCATAAGCTGCCGGCGACGATCATTTCCCGCTGCCAGCGGTTCGAGTTCCGCCGCGTTCCGCTCGAGGAGCAGACGGCTCGCCTTCGGGAGATCGCCGAGCAGGAAGGGATGAACGCGGAAGATCCGGCGCTTGCCTACATCGCCCGGTTATCCGACGGGGGGATGCGCGACGCGGTCAGCCTGCTCGACCAGATCGCCTCCTTCGCGGGCGGCAACGTCACGCTGGAGCAGGCGATCGACGCGACGGGAGGCCTGCCTTCCGAGCAGTTCGCGCGGCTGGCGACGGCGGTGCGGGACGGCGACGTATCCGCCGTGCTGCAGGAAATCGACGACATGATGAAAGCCGGCAAAAGCGCGGACAAGTGCCTTGAACAGCTGATGCACTATTTTCGGGATATGCTCCTTGCCCAATTGGCTCCGGATGCATCTTCGTCTTCAGGCCGGGTTGCGGATCCGTCGGATCTCCGGCAGCTCGCCGCGGGGTTTCCCCGGGAGAAGCTGTTCGGCATCATCGACACGCTGAACCGGTACCAGACGGAGATGAAGTACGCCGCGCATCCGCAGACGATGTTCGAGATCGCCTTGATCAAGCTGTGCACCGCTTCGGGAGAAACGCCGTCCGTTCAGGAGGGATCCGCGGCGGGCGCGTCGGCAGGCGGGGCGCAAGCCGGCGTCTCGTCCGGCGAGGTGTCGAAGCTGCAGGCGAGGCTCGCGGACATGGAGCGGAAGCTGGAAGCCGCGCTTAAGGGCGGCGGGGTGGCTGGGGGATCGACGTCCGGCGCTTCGGCTTCCGGAGGAGGACGTTCGTCAGGCGTTTCGCAGGCTCCCTCGAAGGCTCCGCGCGTCAGGGTGAAGTTGGATCCGTTCGTCGCGGCGCACGATTCCCCGCAGTCCAAAGAACTGACGGCCAAGTGGCCTCAGGTGCTTCAGCGGGTGAAGGAAGAGCGGGTCACCGTGCATGCCTGGCTGGTGGACGGGGAACCCGCCGCGTACGCCGACGGCACCGTGCTGGTCGCCTTCCGCAACACCATCCACCGCGAGACGACCGAGAGACCCGCCAACAAAGCGATGATCGAAGGCGTTTTGACGTCCGTGCTGGGCAAGCCGGCGGAGATGGTCACCACCATGCAGAAGGATTGGCAGGAAGCCTTGGCGTCGGGTGCGGGTGCTTCCCGCGAAGAGGCGGCGGCCGGGGAAGAGCTGCGGCTGGTGCCGGAAGATGGTACGGAACCCGCTCGCGAGCCTATAATAGAAGAAGCTCTGCGCCTGTTCGGCGAAGAACTTGTAGTGATCAAAGACGACTAA
- a CDS encoding YbaB/EbfC family nucleoid-associated protein translates to MNNMNQMMKQVKKMQEQMMKAQEELGTKSVDGSAGGGVVTVTVNGHKKVTNIVIKPEAVDPEDVEMLQDLVMTAVNDAISKADELANQDMGKFTGGMKIPGLF, encoded by the coding sequence ATGAACAACATGAACCAAATGATGAAGCAAGTGAAAAAAATGCAGGAACAAATGATGAAAGCCCAAGAAGAGCTCGGCACCAAATCGGTGGATGGATCCGCCGGCGGCGGCGTCGTGACCGTCACCGTAAACGGACACAAGAAAGTGACGAACATCGTCATCAAGCCGGAAGCCGTGGATCCGGAAGACGTCGAAATGCTTCAGGACCTCGTAATGACGGCCGTGAACGACGCGATCTCCAAAGCCGACGAGTTGGCGAACCAGGATATGGGCAAATTCACCGGCGGCATGAAAATCCCGGGCTTGTTCTAA
- the recR gene encoding recombination mediator RecR: protein MFYPEPIAKLIDAFSRLPGIGPKTAARLAFFVLRMKEEDVIDFAKALVSVKRNLTYCSVCCNITDTDPCRICSDKTRDVSVICVVQEPKDVVAMERTREFTGQYHVLHGAISPIEGVGPDDIRIADLVKRLGDERVQELILATNPNIEGEATAMYLSRLVKPFGIKVTRIAHGLPVGGDLEYADEVTLSKALEGRRELY from the coding sequence TTGTTTTACCCGGAACCGATCGCCAAGCTGATCGACGCGTTCTCCCGCCTGCCCGGCATCGGCCCGAAGACGGCTGCCCGGCTGGCTTTTTTCGTGCTCCGCATGAAGGAAGAAGACGTGATCGATTTCGCCAAGGCGCTCGTAAGCGTTAAGCGCAACCTGACGTATTGTTCGGTGTGCTGCAACATCACGGATACGGACCCTTGCCGGATTTGTTCCGACAAGACGCGGGACGTCTCCGTCATTTGCGTCGTCCAAGAGCCCAAAGACGTGGTCGCGATGGAGCGCACCCGCGAATTCACGGGGCAGTACCATGTTCTGCACGGGGCCATCTCCCCGATCGAGGGCGTCGGCCCGGACGATATCCGGATCGCCGACCTGGTCAAACGGTTAGGGGACGAGCGGGTCCAGGAATTGATCTTGGCCACGAATCCCAATATCGAGGGCGAGGCGACCGCGATGTATTTGTCCCGGCTCGTCAAACCTTTCGGCATCAAGGTCACGCGGATCGCTCACGGCCTCCCGGTCGGGGGGGACTTGGAATATGCGGACGAAGTGACGCTGTCCAAGGCGCTTGAAGGCCGGAGAGAGCTTTACTGA
- a CDS encoding DUF2508 domain-containing protein has protein sequence MRLKEKNQWRVVHTQDRWEVIDDVRQAERELNTALWRFHEALGQDHVDYAIYSLEAAEKKLDMLLRKAKGLWNLTSREEESRGKIG, from the coding sequence GTGCGATTGAAGGAAAAAAACCAGTGGCGCGTCGTGCATACGCAAGACAGATGGGAAGTGATCGATGACGTGCGGCAAGCCGAGCGGGAGCTGAACACGGCGTTGTGGCGGTTTCACGAAGCGCTCGGGCAAGACCACGTGGATTACGCGATCTATTCGCTCGAGGCGGCTGAGAAAAAGCTGGACATGCTTCTCCGTAAAGCCAAGGGTCTGTGGAACTTGACTTCGCGCGAAGAGGAAAGCCGGGGGAAAATCGGGTGA
- a CDS encoding pro-sigmaK processing inhibitor BofA family protein, whose amino-acid sequence MTTLAVSSVLLVAVLLKRKLPIGWLTRFGAHLALSAMAIYALNYSGWITGLYIPLNPATIGAVTLLGLPGIALVAGLQWTLMT is encoded by the coding sequence ATGACGACGCTGGCCGTCTCCTCCGTTCTGCTCGTTGCCGTCCTGCTGAAGCGGAAGCTTCCCATAGGTTGGCTGACCCGGTTCGGCGCCCACTTGGCTTTATCCGCGATGGCGATCTACGCCCTGAATTATTCCGGATGGATTACCGGCTTGTATATTCCCTTGAATCCTGCCACTATCGGAGCGGTGACGCTGCTGGGATTGCCCGGTATTGCCCTGGTGGCAGGCTTACAATGGACCTTGATGACCTGA